In a single window of the Flavivirga spongiicola genome:
- a CDS encoding tRNA1(Val) (adenine(37)-N6)-methyltransferase — protein sequence MSEKPFVFKQFEVNQEQCAMKIGTDGVLLGAWASIKKHPFSILDIGAGTGILSLMLAQRSYAEIIDAIEIDDLAYEQCVDNFERSPWGDRLFCYHAALEEFVDEIEDTYDLIISNPPFYSEDFKTENMQRDLARFTDALPFEHLIDSVSKLLSDQGTFSVIIPFKEESHFMDLASKVNLYPNSILRVKGNPKSEIKRSLLEFSFQKTNTGTSELIIETVRHQYTQEYIHLTKDFYLKM from the coding sequence ATGTCTGAAAAACCCTTTGTTTTCAAACAATTTGAAGTAAATCAAGAACAATGTGCCATGAAAATTGGTACGGATGGCGTTTTACTCGGTGCCTGGGCTTCTATTAAAAAGCATCCGTTTTCAATATTAGATATTGGAGCTGGCACAGGTATTTTATCACTTATGTTAGCACAACGAAGTTATGCAGAAATTATTGATGCTATTGAAATTGATGATCTGGCTTATGAACAATGCGTTGATAATTTTGAAAGATCACCCTGGGGAGACCGATTATTTTGCTACCATGCTGCACTTGAAGAATTTGTCGATGAGATAGAAGACACATACGATCTCATTATTTCTAACCCGCCTTTTTACTCAGAAGATTTTAAAACAGAAAATATGCAACGAGATTTAGCAAGATTTACTGATGCACTGCCTTTCGAACATTTAATAGACAGTGTTTCAAAATTATTATCTGACCAGGGGACATTCTCGGTGATTATTCCTTTCAAAGAAGAATCACATTTTATGGATTTAGCATCAAAAGTAAATCTATATCCAAATAGTATATTACGAGTTAAAGGCAATCCTAAATCTGAAATAAAACGAAGTTTATTAGAATTCTCTTTTCAAAAAACCAATACGGGAACAAGCGAATTAATTATTGAAACGGTACGCCATCAATACACTCAGGAATACATCCATCTTACTAAAGATTTTTACTTAAAAATGTAG
- the rimM gene encoding ribosome maturation factor RimM (Essential for efficient processing of 16S rRNA), whose protein sequence is MRKEDCFYLGKIVKKYSFKGEILAKLDTDQPEIYENLDAIFLNLRNNLVPFFIERSQLHKSELLRIKFEDVDEEADADAIMKSDLYLPLDLLPKLAGNKFYFHEVIGFIVEDLNYGKVGVIKAINDSTAQSLFEIDRNGIEILIPMNDEFIVKVDRENKTILVETPEGLIDLYI, encoded by the coding sequence ATGCGAAAAGAAGATTGTTTTTATCTAGGTAAAATTGTAAAAAAATATAGTTTTAAGGGTGAAATTTTAGCTAAACTTGATACAGATCAACCTGAAATTTATGAGAACTTAGATGCTATTTTTTTAAACTTAAGAAATAATCTCGTTCCATTTTTTATCGAGCGCTCACAGCTTCATAAATCAGAATTATTGCGTATTAAATTTGAAGACGTTGATGAAGAAGCAGATGCAGATGCTATAATGAAAAGTGATTTATATTTACCCCTCGATTTACTTCCCAAACTTGCAGGTAATAAATTCTATTTCCATGAAGTTATTGGTTTTATTGTCGAAGATCTAAATTATGGAAAAGTAGGAGTCATAAAAGCTATAAACGATTCGACTGCACAATCGCTTTTTGAAATAGACAGAAATGGTATTGAAATTTTAATTCCTATGAATGATGAATTTATAGTAAAAGTGGATAGAGAAAACAAAACTATTCTAGTTGAGACACCAGAAGGACTAATTGACTTGTATATATAA
- a CDS encoding c-type cytochrome domain-containing protein has product MTFFLETNIYQFFGRFHALIVHLPIGFIILAVIFECLVWKKKIDLKLAISYALLIGASFGVIAVVLGLMLASDGGYNIDTLSLHKWTGIATTIVAFLLFFLSKKKDTVVWVKKIYPVIIALIMILLSVAGHYGGNLTHGSNYLFEHAPASIRAIAGIKPVRERVTNLDSALVYEDVIHVIFEKKCNVCHNNDKAKGDLLLVDSESILKGGENGKVVIAGDASKSELYRRITLDPHHKEFMPTEGRTPLTNEETLLIKWWIDEGVSFDKKVVELNLTDRIKDYLQDVGIGLKKSFIESLNLSEVDNKILDSIRAEGFKIKTVTNRSTLLEVNYPIYNKEPLNEGKLDVLLRAKENITWLNFSGIPIQENLISKIGQLENLTELRVNNSKLTNEAIKYLTQLKHLEYLNVYGNPISNASVESFQKLTKLKKLYLWKTNISEESMLKIKDSLPQVTIITGEQNLNKTDRF; this is encoded by the coding sequence CTAATAGTGCATTTGCCAATTGGGTTTATAATCTTAGCTGTAATTTTTGAATGTCTTGTTTGGAAAAAAAAGATAGACTTAAAATTAGCAATATCATATGCCCTTTTAATAGGAGCATCATTTGGTGTAATAGCTGTTGTTTTAGGGCTTATGTTAGCATCAGATGGTGGTTATAATATAGATACTTTAAGCCTTCATAAATGGACAGGAATAGCAACAACTATAGTTGCCTTTCTTTTGTTTTTTCTTAGTAAAAAGAAAGACACTGTGGTTTGGGTTAAAAAGATATACCCAGTAATAATAGCTTTAATTATGATTTTATTATCGGTTGCTGGTCATTACGGAGGTAATTTAACACATGGTTCAAACTATTTATTTGAACATGCTCCAGCTTCAATTCGAGCAATAGCAGGGATTAAGCCCGTTAGAGAAAGAGTTACAAATTTAGATTCAGCCTTAGTTTATGAAGATGTAATTCATGTTATTTTTGAAAAAAAGTGTAATGTGTGTCATAATAATGACAAAGCCAAAGGAGATTTGTTATTAGTCGATTCAGAGAGTATACTAAAAGGTGGAGAGAATGGCAAAGTAGTAATTGCTGGAGATGCATCTAAAAGTGAGCTATATAGGCGTATTACTTTAGATCCGCATCACAAAGAGTTTATGCCTACCGAAGGTAGAACACCGCTTACAAATGAGGAAACACTATTGATTAAATGGTGGATTGATGAAGGCGTGTCTTTTGATAAAAAGGTTGTAGAACTTAATCTTACTGACAGAATTAAGGACTATTTACAAGATGTAGGCATAGGATTGAAAAAATCATTTATAGAAAGCTTGAATTTATCTGAAGTTGATAATAAAATTTTAGATTCTATTAGAGCAGAAGGCTTTAAAATTAAAACAGTAACAAATAGAAGTACCTTGTTAGAAGTTAATTATCCTATTTATAATAAAGAGCCTTTAAATGAGGGTAAACTGGATGTTTTGTTAAGAGCAAAAGAAAATATTACTTGGTTGAATTTTTCCGGAATACCCATACAGGAGAATCTGATTTCTAAGATAGGCCAATTAGAAAATCTTACTGAGCTTAGAGTTAATAATTCCAAACTTACAAATGAAGCTATAAAGTATTTAACTCAGTTAAAGCATTTGGAATATTTAAATGTTTACGGTAATCCAATTAGCAATGCTAGTGTTGAAAGCTTTCAAAAGCTAACAAAATTAAAGAAACTATACCTTTGGAAAACAAATATTTCAGAAGAAAGTATGCTAAAAATTAAAGACTCTTTACCTCAAGTAACTATTATTACTGGGGAACAAAACCTGAATAAAACAGACCGGTTTTAG